The Acidobacteriota bacterium DNA window AAATTTGACCTTGCTCTGTATTCAAGGGACTTTTCATAAATTATCTTTAAATCCGAAGGAAGCCCCTGGGTCTTCTCTAACATCCTGCATGCCTCGATTGCATTTGAAAAATAATTGATTGCCACAAGGTCGTTCAATTTATTGAATTCTTCCAATCCCAGATCATAATTTTTAAGGATTTCTTCTTTGTTTATCTGAGCTTCCTGGGAAAAATTATTCAGACAGATTAATACAATCAAAATGAATGTAATTGCAAATATTTTCCTCATTGAAACCTCAAAACATCTCTTAAATCTTCATCATATATATAAAGATTGTTTAAATTATCCATTGCTATGGCTTTTGGTTTTTGAAAATTATAGTTAGATACATTTGTGCTGTCCAGAATTCCTAAATTAAATCCTTCGTTCGTATAAACGGATACCTTTTTTAACTCATCATCAAGAACATACACATTTCCAATCAAATCAAGTGTTAAATCTACCGGACTCTTCAGGATGTTTTTCAATGAAACCCTCATCAATTTTTCTTCTCTTGCGTTAAATATTTCAAAAAAATTATCCTTTGAATTCAAAAAATAATAATTTCCATACGAATCTATCTCCATATCCGAGGGAATGTAATTAATCTTGTTTGAAAAATAACCTTCAAATTTTAAATCTCTTCCAAACTTCTGAAGGGTATCTTCATTTTTATCTCCGATGAATATCTCTCCAATGCTATTAACTAAAATTTTTTGGATGTTTTTTAAAACTTCAATTTTAGTACCTACTTTCTTTTCCAGGGTCATGTACCTCCCTCCCACCCTTACTTGATTACCTTCAGCTGTATAAATTATTCCTTGCGGACTTACAAAAAGGTAATTGGGTTTTTTAATTGTTACTGTGGAAAAAGTGTTGTTAAGGGTATTCCAGATCGCAACTCTATCTTCTTTTTCATCAAGAATGTAAACATTGCTCCTTCCATCACATCGAAGGTTATAACACCTTCTTATTCCTTTCTCTATTTTTTTCCTTAAAGTAAAATCGGAATCTCTTTTATACACAGGTTTTTCTCTATTCTGCAATCGATAAATTTTGAAAGCGAGTTTCAATGCACTCGATGACTTTGGTAAATACTCTGACTCCTCCCTGATTGAAAGAGCTTTTCCGAATGATTTCATCGCCTCTAAAAAATTCCCTGATTTTATGTAGGATAACCCTATATAGTAATATGACTTTGAGATTAACCTTTTATCATCAGAAAGGAGAATTATTTTTGAAAACGCTCCTATTGCTTTCGGATATTCCTTCTGTAAAAAATAAATCAATCCTTTTCCAAAATAACCTTCAAAATAATTGGAATAATTCTGATAGATGTTCAATATCCGTTCAAAATTGGCAAAAGCCTCGTTGATGTTGAATGTTTCAAATCGAGGGTCGAGTTTCATCAAGCCAAGCTTGAAATATGCAATTGGAGCACTGTTTGAACCAACATAATTTTGAACTATCCTTGTGTAATAATCTCTTGCATTTTCTATACCCCCTTTATCCACAGAAAAATTTATATCATCATATGGATAATAAATGTTTCCGATTTGCATCAGAGCATCATCAGCTATTTCTGAATTAGGGTAGGACTTTGAGATTTTAACAAAATCCCCTAAAGCTTCCTCAGTTTTTCCATCCTTCAAAAGCTTAAGGGCATTCTGATAAATCTTAAGCACCATCGTCTCATCCTCCTGCGCCAAACCCAAAAAACCACACAAAAAAAGAATAAAAAATGCAAACAAAATGGGGTCAGGTCTCATTTTTTGCATTTTTTCCACCTTTACTTTATATGGTATCTGCCATAATAGTTACCCGTTCGGTTTTGCCAGCTCTTATTCTAAATATTTTCTCTTTTGTCTGAGAACTCTCAGGCCAGGTGCATTTTAAAACATGGTCTCCAACTGCTATTTCAATGTATCTTTCAGCTCCTCTTTTTAATAAAAAATCATCGATGAGAATTTTTGCATTCTCAGGTCTTACAAGAAGCTCTAAAAACCCTGTTTGGGGCTTCTCATAATTCCACTTAACTGGAGAATCCTTACTCTCTATATCCACATCAAAAGAATATTTATAATAGATACTTTCATCAATTATTCTAACATTATGAGTTCCAAGGCTGAGCTGAGATTCTCTGTTCAATGGAAATAATTTATCATCAACATAAACTTTAATTGAAAATCGAGATTCAATCATTAATCTTCCCAATTCCTGAATCGGAATTAAACTCACATGAAAAACATCCTTATCTCTTGATGTAAACGATACATTTAATTTTGAATATGTATTAAAATTTTCCTTCTCCACCCTGATTTTATAATTTTCACAGAGCGTAAAGCTGAGCCTTGCAGGGGTTAGCGATGTTTCCAATCTATCGTTTACATAAATCTTCGCTCCAGGAGGTGTTGAACTTACTAAAATTTCTTTATTTGAAACATTCTGCGGGATTTGATACTCATTCTTCAACTCAGCAGGATCAATCTTTATTTCCCCTTCTTTACATTTTGATACTGCTTTGACTATATGAACGTTTTTATCATTCCCACTAATCTTTAATATATTTCCTTCAATTTGCTTTCCATCGATAAAAATCAAAGAATCTGAATCATCTGGAATTAACTTTACTTCTCTGAAACTAACCGGGGAAATTCCTTCTTTCACCATAGGCTTCTGTTTTAAATTATCCATATCACCTCTGATTTTTTCAGCTTTTTCTTTTTGGGTGATTACCGTTCCTCGAGCTTGCTCTTTTTCCTCGCCAGGGAAAAATTTATTCTTATTTATAACAAGATATGTTCCTGAACCAATTAGAACGAATAAAAAAAGGAAAATCAAAACCCTTACGACATTGACCTTTCTTTTCTCCTCTGGCTCTTCAAGTAAAAAAGTCTTTTCTTGCCGGGGAATTTCTCTTTCGTATAAATATGTTGTTTCTCCTCCGATTTTGAGCATTTTCTTTGCATTTTGAAGAGCACGCCTTAATTCTGCTGCGGAACTAAATCTATCATCCGGGTTTTTCCTGATTGCCTTCATAACTATTTCAGCCAGGGGTTTAGGAATATCTTTTCTTATCTGGTCTGGAAATGGCGGGTCTGTGTTTAGAATTTTAAATATTACCTGTGAAATCGACTCTCCCTCAAAAGGAGATTTCCCTGTCAGAAGTTGATACATCACAATTCCAAGACTGAAAATGTCTGTTCTACCATCCATCTTTTCGCCCTTAATCTGCTCAGGAGACATGTATTTAGGAGAGCCAAATATTTTCCCTGATTTTTCAAGGCTTGTGGATATATCCTTTGCCAAGCCAAAATCAGCTATCTTCAAGACGTTATCATCTGTAACCATCATATTTGCAGGCTTTATATCTCGATGAATGATGTTATTTTTATGCGCAAACTCCAGGGCATTACACGCCTGTATCATGAAATTTATTACTTCTCCCTGCTCAAGCCTTTCTTTTTCGTCGATGTATTCCTTCAGAGTTTTCCCTTTGATGTACTCCATCGCGATGTATGGCATATCTTTCAACTCGCCAGCTTCAAATATTGTAACTATGTTTGGATGAATTAAATTTCCTGCTGCTCTTGCTTCTCTGAAAAATTTTGATTTGAATAGCTCCCACTCCTCTCTTTCCATTTCTTTTTCAATGTTAATAGTCTTTATAGCAACAAGCCTTTCGATATGAGGATCTTTTGCAAGGTAAACGAGCCCCATCCCGCCTTTCCCGAGAACTTTCAGAACATCAAATTTCCCGATTTTCTTCTCTGAACTCATTCCTCTTTCCTTAATATTATCTCCCTTTAAGGTTAAATTAACAGATCAGGAATTTCAAGTCAAATTAAACTAAAAGTCCAACCCTCCCCTTCGCTCAGAAGTTCTCTCTCATTATATTTTTCGAGTGAGCAGGAAGGGTGGCGGAAATTTCGGGGTCAGGTCTCAACATTTGACATTTCTGCATTAATCTTGTCTTAATTTCATTAAGGTCGATACGTGGATTTAAGGTCTCTATAGTTACTTTTTTTATTTTTCATTATTTCTGTACTTTTTACATATTTAATTCTTCTCAAGGTTTTCTCTTTCCTTTTTCCCCTTGAAGTTCCATTAGAAAATCCATTCTCAAAGGATAATCTTAAATGTCTTGTCGTTGGAAGGAAGATTGGAAAGACTAATGAAAAATCAGCAAAATGTCAAATGTTGAGACCTGACCCCGCTTTTGACCCCGCTTTACTCTTAACAGACCCCGTTTTAGACCCCGTTTTAACACTCTTTAGGGGGCTAATCTTATCGGGGAGGGAGTGAAAGAGATTATAAAAATTATCATTGCAATTATTCCTAAAAATATTCGGTTTTTATCGAGGGGTGTCTCATCGAGCATGGAAGGATGTCTTATCCCCATGATGAATAAAATTGCAGCCCAGAAAAGCCAGCCCTGCCAGAAAAATATTCCCATCAAAACAGTTAATCCCATGAATATCCTTGAAAATAAAACAACTCTTTTCCCTATGAGCGCATAAAGAATATGGCCTCCGTCGAGCTGTCCCACGGGAAAAAGATTGAAAGCAGTGGCAAGCAAACCAAACCATGCAGCAAATGCTATTGGATGCAAATAGAGATGGTAATTATCGGGAATATCCTTTAAGAAAATATTTGTTAAAATTTTTAAAATAATCGGTTCTCCTAAAATCATAGCACCTGGCTTTGAGATAGATAATACTGGCTTTGAAATCTTAAGTCCATAAATCAAAAAAGGAATTGCAACGACAAATCCTGCAAAAGGACCTGCAACTCCAATATCGAAAAGAGCCTTTTTCCTTGTGACAGGAGCTTTTATTTTAATGAATGCTCCAAAAGTCCCGATTAAATTTGGAAATGGAATAAAATAGGGAAGCGATGCAGGTATATTGTAATAACGGCTTGTAAGATAATGGCCCATTTCATGGGCTAAAAGAATTCCCATAAGAGTCAATGTGTACAAAAAACCTTTAAAATAAATATCAGGAGATAAAAGAATTTCCTGTAAAAATCTTGTATCTCTTAGCAAAGCTTCATCATAGTAAAATCCAATGTTGAAGTTAATCCCAACAAAAAGAGTGGAAAGAATGGTAAACAGAAAAAGGACTATATTTATCCAGATCCTGCTCTTCGGCGGCTCAAAATAATATACAGGTTTTTCTTCCGTTCCTTTCTCGAACTCCAGATTGATTATTCTATCTTTATTCATTCTTTATATTTTTCTCACGATTTTTTGCTCACGGCTAAATTGCTTAATTTTTAAATTTTTTTGTATTTCTCCTCTTTTTTGTATATCAATTAATCTTTTACTACTCCCTGCTCACTGTTTACTTATTACTGTATATATCCTATTTTTTTCATTACCTGGTCAGCTAAAGAAAAAAATAATTTTGAATGAAGACTTCCTGAATCAGACTCTACAACTGGAATTCCAGCATCTGATATTACACTCATATTAGGGTCGATTGGAATCTCAGCCAGAAGAGGAACTCCAAGTTCCATTGCCGTTCTCTTGCCACCTCCAGCCCTGAATACATCGATTCTCCTTCCACAATGCGGACACTGCAAATAACTCATATTCTCCACAATCCCCAGCACAGGAACATTCACACTCTCAAACATCTTTAAACCTTTCCTCGCATCCACAAGAGAGACATCCTGGGGGGTTGTCACTATTATCGCACCTGAAATTGGTACTTTCTGAACGAGAGTAAGTTGAGCATCTCCTGTTCCTGGAGGCAAATCCACAACCAGAAAATCAAGGTTTCCCCACTCAACATTTCTCAGAAATTGCATCAGCATCCTGTGAACCATTGGACCTCTCCATATAACAGGTGAATCAAGAGAAATGAAAAAGCCTATTGACATTACATTAATGCCGTACTTATTGTAAGGCATTAGCTTTGTACCTTCTTTTACAGTAGGGTCATAATCATTTATTCCAAGCATGATCGACACATTCGGTCCATATATATCCGCATCAAGCAGTCCAACTGAAGCATTTCTCTTTGCAAGGGAAACAGCTAAGTTCACTGCCACTGTAGTTTTTCCAACGCCACCTTTTCCACTTCCTATTGCAAGAACATATTTTACATTCGGAATCGGAAGCCTGTCCGCATATACATCAGCCTCTTCCTTTACGGTCTTCTCCTGCATCCTCCTTACCTCAAGAATTATTTTTTTATCTGTGAGCGCAGACATCTTTTTTGAAACAGCATTCTTTATCTGCTCGATTACATCATCATTTGATGTGGTAAATCCTAAATGAACTTTCACACAATCAGAATGAATTTCAACATCTTTTACTATTCCGAATGATACTATATCTCTGCTGAAGCCTGGATACTTTATTTCTTTTAAAGCAGAAGATACTTTTTCTTTTTCGTCTGCCACTTAAAAATCCAAAATATTTATTAAAAACTAAATATCAAAGTTTTGGCTCTTTATCAGGATGGAGCCTCTTAAACTTCTCCAGGAGCTGTTCTTTTGTCTCCTGAAAATTTGAATCAGGCTTTATGCAATCCACAGGACACACTGCAACACATTGACTCTCAGGGAAATGCCCCACACATTCAGTGCATTTATCAGATTCAATAATAAATACTGGGTCGCCAGCGTGGATTGCTTCATTTGGACATTCTGGTTCACATGCCCCGCAGTTGATGCATTCTTCAGTAATATAAAGGGCCATTCATTCCTCCTTTTACAGAAATAATAAAAAAATATTATATCAAAATTATTTTCCTGCACCAAATAAAAAATTAAATTGGAAAATCAAGGTTTATATTTTTCTGGGCTGTTGCTCAAATGGTTGCAAAAAAATTTCATCTCTCAAATTGAAGAAAATACTGTTAAGGTTGTCTCAAATATAAAAAACTCCTAAAATTGTAGGGGTCAGATCTTCATTATTCATTTAATATAGGTTTTAGAATTGTTTTTAGGTGTCATTTTTTTACCTTAGGTGTTGGGATTGACACCAATGATTTTCTGGGTCAAGACTAATTTAGTCTTGACATTTGACTTTATAACAACCTTTTGATGAGTTAACCTCTTTTAAATGTTAAATTAAATTTACTGGAGCTTATTTAACTTATTTTGGGCGTCGATGCTGAAATATGAGTCTGGAAAATCGATGGTTACCCGATTGTAATAGTATTTTGCCTGATCAGGTTTGTTCATCTTCAAATAGCAATCTCCCATCCTTATAAGAGTGATTTCCCATGGGAAGTTTTCTGGCTTTGCATTTTCAATTTCTTTATAATATTGAAGAGCTTTATTAAAATCTTTTCTCTGAAAATTTATCTCCCCACAAAGGAGTAAATATTTATAATAAAAAAAATCTCCCTTCTTTTTTGGCATTGTCTGAAGCTCTCGCTCAGCTTCAGCCAATTTCCCATTTTCAATTAATCTTGATGCTGATTCTATATAATAAAGAGGCTTCCATTTGCCAGGGAGTTCTGACACATCTGACTTTCTTGAATTTAAATATCTTCCAAGAAGCTCATTCTGATTACTGATTGAATACTCCTTCCACAGCGTGAATCCAGAAAAGCCTAAAATAATTATTAAAACAGTTATCAACCCTGTAATTATCTCTCTTTTGTGCTTTCTTGTGAAATTCAGGAGTCGAAAGAATGCATGGGAAAACTCATCCTCCTTCATTCTCTTCCTTAACTTTCGTTTCATCCAATCTCTCCCATCTCGAAAATGTTAAGTCTTCAATAAATAATAATAACATGTTAACTTGATGAGGTCAAAAATATCCCTGTCCTTTTTTGCAATGTTCAAAACCCGAAAAAACCATCTTTTTTTCAACAGAATCAAAAAAAAGATAGAAATAGATAATAAGTAGATAAGTATAGATAGGGGATAGATAGTTGTGGAGTTAAGGGATAGGAAGTAGATAAAAAAAGGAAAAAAGAAAGGAAATAAATAAAGAAGGATAATAAAAGAAGAAAAAAAGAAAAATAAAAGGCGCCTGGGGAGACTCGAACTCCCGACACAGGGATTAGGAATCCCTTGCTCTATCCATCTGAGCTACAGGCGCACATCAATATTTTTAATGGTTTTCTCAGATTTGTCAAACTCCAAAATTTACAATTGTGCATAATTTGTGAATAATTTTTCCTGACTATCAAGGAAAAATTGTTTTCCAGTCAAATCGAGACGGAGACTCTGAAATTTTAATGATGGAGATAACAGGATAAATTCCCAGATTGGAACTGAGAAGTAGCCTCTCCCCTTTTTATCAGGCTTTTACAATTTTTTTAGAATTTATTCCTTTTGTGGCGTTTCTTGTGTCAATAACAAGGCTGCTTTCTTCAACAATCCTTTCATATCCATACTCTTTATATGCAGAATGATCTGTGCAAATTACAACACAATCGTATTCTCCTAACTTTCCTCCTCTGATTTCAACACTTTCCATCGAAAGCTCCGGATAATGTCTCATCCCTGAAAAGGAAGGTACATAAGGATCGTTATACTCAACCAGAGCTCCTTTCTCCTTCAACAAATCAATTATCTTTACTCCGGGCGATTCCCTGTTGTCATCCACATCTTTTTTATACGCAACACCCAAAATCAGAATCTTCGACCCTTTAATCGCCTTTCCCCTTTCGTTAAGAGCATCCATAATCTTCCTTACTACATAATATGGCATATTCGTATTTATCTCGCCTGCCAATTGAATAAATTTTGTCTCAAAATCGTATTCCTTTGCTTTCCATGATAAATAAAATGGGTCTATCGGAATGCAATGTCCACCGAGCCCTGGACCTGGATAAAATGGCATAAATCCAAATGGTTTTGTTGAAGAAGCTTCAATTATCTCCCATATATCAACTCCCATCCTGTCTGCAAGCATCTTCATCTCGTTAACTAGGGCAATATTTACACCCCGAAAAATATTCTCAAGAAGTTTCGTAAACTCTGCGACTTTAGCTGATGATACAACCACTACCCTATCAATTACCTGTTCATATAGTGCCTTACCAACCTCAGCACATTCAGGAGTGACACCTCCAACAACCTTTGGAATCATTTTTGTATTATATTTTTTATTTCCAGGGTCTTCCCGTTCAGGAGAAAAAACAAGGAAAAAATCCTTTCCTGCCCTCAACCCATTTCTCTCAAACTCGGAAAGTAAAATCTCTTCTGTTGTTCCAGGATAAGTTGTGCTTTCAAGAGATACAAGATGTCCTTTTCTTAAACTTTTTGCAATCTCACCAGTTGTATTTTTAA harbors:
- a CDS encoding YfhL family 4Fe-4S dicluster ferredoxin; its protein translation is MALYITEECINCGACEPECPNEAIHAGDPVFIIESDKCTECVGHFPESQCVAVCPVDCIKPDSNFQETKEQLLEKFKRLHPDKEPKL
- a CDS encoding tetratricopeptide repeat protein, with protein sequence MKRKLRKRMKEDEFSHAFFRLLNFTRKHKREIITGLITVLIIILGFSGFTLWKEYSISNQNELLGRYLNSRKSDVSELPGKWKPLYYIESASRLIENGKLAEAERELQTMPKKKGDFFYYKYLLLCGEINFQRKDFNKALQYYKEIENAKPENFPWEITLIRMGDCYLKMNKPDQAKYYYNRVTIDFPDSYFSIDAQNKLNKLQ
- a CDS encoding site-2 protease family protein encodes the protein MNKDRIINLEFEKGTEEKPVYYFEPPKSRIWINIVLFLFTILSTLFVGINFNIGFYYDEALLRDTRFLQEILLSPDIYFKGFLYTLTLMGILLAHEMGHYLTSRYYNIPASLPYFIPFPNLIGTFGAFIKIKAPVTRKKALFDIGVAGPFAGFVVAIPFLIYGLKISKPVLSISKPGAMILGEPIILKILTNIFLKDIPDNYHLYLHPIAFAAWFGLLATAFNLFPVGQLDGGHILYALIGKRVVLFSRIFMGLTVLMGIFFWQGWLFWAAILFIMGIRHPSMLDETPLDKNRIFLGIIAMIIFIISFTPSPIRLAP
- a CDS encoding serine/threonine-protein kinase, which produces MSSEKKIGKFDVLKVLGKGGMGLVYLAKDPHIERLVAIKTINIEKEMEREEWELFKSKFFREARAAGNLIHPNIVTIFEAGELKDMPYIAMEYIKGKTLKEYIDEKERLEQGEVINFMIQACNALEFAHKNNIIHRDIKPANMMVTDDNVLKIADFGLAKDISTSLEKSGKIFGSPKYMSPEQIKGEKMDGRTDIFSLGIVMYQLLTGKSPFEGESISQVIFKILNTDPPFPDQIRKDIPKPLAEIVMKAIRKNPDDRFSSAAELRRALQNAKKMLKIGGETTYLYEREIPRQEKTFLLEEPEEKRKVNVVRVLIFLFLFVLIGSGTYLVINKNKFFPGEEKEQARGTVITQKEKAEKIRGDMDNLKQKPMVKEGISPVSFREVKLIPDDSDSLIFIDGKQIEGNILKISGNDKNVHIVKAVSKCKEGEIKIDPAELKNEYQIPQNVSNKEILVSSTPPGAKIYVNDRLETSLTPARLSFTLCENYKIRVEKENFNTYSKLNVSFTSRDKDVFHVSLIPIQELGRLMIESRFSIKVYVDDKLFPLNRESQLSLGTHNVRIIDESIYYKYSFDVDIESKDSPVKWNYEKPQTGFLELLVRPENAKILIDDFLLKRGAERYIEIAVGDHVLKCTWPESSQTKEKIFRIRAGKTERVTIMADTI
- a CDS encoding Mrp/NBP35 family ATP-binding protein, producing the protein MADEKEKVSSALKEIKYPGFSRDIVSFGIVKDVEIHSDCVKVHLGFTTSNDDVIEQIKNAVSKKMSALTDKKIILEVRRMQEKTVKEEADVYADRLPIPNVKYVLAIGSGKGGVGKTTVAVNLAVSLAKRNASVGLLDADIYGPNVSIMLGINDYDPTVKEGTKLMPYNKYGINVMSIGFFISLDSPVIWRGPMVHRMLMQFLRNVEWGNLDFLVVDLPPGTGDAQLTLVQKVPISGAIIVTTPQDVSLVDARKGLKMFESVNVPVLGIVENMSYLQCPHCGRRIDVFRAGGGKRTAMELGVPLLAEIPIDPNMSVISDAGIPVVESDSGSLHSKLFFSLADQVMKKIGYIQ
- a CDS encoding nucleotide sugar dehydrogenase, which translates into the protein MKDELVKKIKNRTSVIGIIGLGYVGLPLVLRFSEEGFKIIGFDIDNSKVEKLNKGKSYIKHIPEERIRALVSTNKFRATTDYSELKEVDCIIICVPTPLNDKKEPDLSYIKNTTGEIAKSLRKGHLVSLESTTYPGTTEEILLSEFERNGLRAGKDFFLVFSPEREDPGNKKYNTKMIPKVVGGVTPECAEVGKALYEQVIDRVVVVSSAKVAEFTKLLENIFRGVNIALVNEMKMLADRMGVDIWEIIEASSTKPFGFMPFYPGPGLGGHCIPIDPFYLSWKAKEYDFETKFIQLAGEINTNMPYYVVRKIMDALNERGKAIKGSKILILGVAYKKDVDDNRESPGVKIIDLLKEKGALVEYNDPYVPSFSGMRHYPELSMESVEIRGGKLGEYDCVVICTDHSAYKEYGYERIVEESSLVIDTRNATKGINSKKIVKA
- the bamD gene encoding outer membrane protein assembly factor BamD, with amino-acid sequence MQKMRPDPILFAFFILFLCGFLGLAQEDETMVLKIYQNALKLLKDGKTEEALGDFVKISKSYPNSEIADDALMQIGNIYYPYDDINFSVDKGGIENARDYYTRIVQNYVGSNSAPIAYFKLGLMKLDPRFETFNINEAFANFERILNIYQNYSNYFEGYFGKGLIYFLQKEYPKAIGAFSKIILLSDDKRLISKSYYYIGLSYIKSGNFLEAMKSFGKALSIREESEYLPKSSSALKLAFKIYRLQNREKPVYKRDSDFTLRKKIEKGIRRCYNLRCDGRSNVYILDEKEDRVAIWNTLNNTFSTVTIKKPNYLFVSPQGIIYTAEGNQVRVGGRYMTLEKKVGTKIEVLKNIQKILVNSIGEIFIGDKNEDTLQKFGRDLKFEGYFSNKINYIPSDMEIDSYGNYYFLNSKDNFFEIFNAREEKLMRVSLKNILKSPVDLTLDLIGNVYVLDDELKKVSVYTNEGFNLGILDSTNVSNYNFQKPKAIAMDNLNNLYIYDEDLRDVLRFQ